A region from the Melioribacter roseus P3M-2 genome encodes:
- the pepT gene encoding peptidase T: MFDENYKFTAVDRFLKYVKIETTSDEESTTFPSDPKQLELSKLLVEELKEIGMQDVEMDEYGYVMATLPSNVDKDVPAIGFIAHVDTSPAVSGKDVKPVIHKNYQGGDIVLPGDPSKIIKADENPELKDMIGFDIITSDGTTLLGADDKAGIAEIIDAMNYLIQHPEIKHGKIRVCFTPDEEVGRGTEKFDVIKFGAKYAYTIDGSTRGEVEIETFSADAVVIKFHGKNVHPGYAKGKMINAIKIAANFIDMLPKDRLSPETTEKREGYVHPTSVTGNETETVVKFIIRDFDADKLKEYESMLKELAEKAVANYPGSSFDFEVIEQYRNMKYVLDQHPQVEAYAIEALNRLGIKPIKSAIRGGTDGARLSYMGLPTPNLFAGGHNFHAYTEYIAVQDIEAAVKMIVTLAQIWAEK; the protein is encoded by the coding sequence ATGTTTGACGAGAACTACAAATTCACGGCGGTCGATCGTTTTTTGAAATACGTAAAAATCGAAACCACTTCCGATGAAGAATCGACAACATTCCCGAGCGACCCGAAACAACTCGAACTTTCAAAACTCCTGGTTGAAGAATTAAAAGAGATTGGAATGCAGGACGTAGAGATGGACGAATACGGTTATGTTATGGCTACATTGCCCTCGAACGTCGACAAAGACGTTCCGGCAATCGGTTTTATTGCCCACGTCGACACGTCGCCTGCCGTAAGCGGAAAAGACGTTAAACCGGTAATTCACAAAAACTATCAGGGAGGCGATATTGTATTGCCGGGCGACCCTTCGAAAATAATCAAGGCGGATGAAAATCCCGAACTGAAAGATATGATCGGTTTCGACATTATAACAAGCGACGGAACGACCCTACTGGGAGCCGACGACAAAGCGGGCATAGCCGAAATAATAGACGCTATGAACTATTTAATTCAACATCCCGAAATCAAACACGGAAAAATACGAGTATGCTTTACTCCCGACGAAGAAGTCGGAAGAGGAACCGAAAAATTCGACGTTATAAAATTCGGAGCTAAGTACGCATACACAATCGACGGCTCAACGCGCGGAGAAGTAGAAATTGAAACATTCAGCGCCGACGCCGTAGTTATCAAATTTCACGGCAAAAATGTGCATCCCGGATACGCAAAAGGCAAAATGATCAACGCTATTAAAATAGCGGCAAATTTTATCGATATGCTGCCGAAGGACAGACTTTCACCCGAGACAACGGAAAAACGCGAAGGTTATGTTCACCCTACATCCGTAACGGGCAACGAAACCGAAACCGTGGTAAAATTTATCATTCGGGATTTCGACGCCGATAAATTAAAAGAATACGAATCTATGTTGAAAGAACTGGCGGAAAAAGCCGTTGCTAATTACCCCGGTTCTTCTTTCGATTTCGAAGTGATAGAACAATACAGAAATATGAAATACGTATTAGACCAGCATCCCCAGGTCGAAGCCTACGCTATCGAGGCGTTGAATCGTTTGGGTATTAAACCGATCAAATCGGCAATCAGAGGCGGCACAGACGGAGCCCGGCTGAGTTATATGGGACTTCCGACGCCGAATCTTTTTGCAGGCGGACACAATTTCCACGCCTACACAGAATATATTGCAGTACAGGATATCGAAGCTGCGGTTAAAATGATTGTTACTCTCGCTCAAATCTGGGCGGAGAAATAA
- a CDS encoding glycoside hydrolase family 31 protein yields the protein MKKFTVILLLFLVTVEITAEFKFAGKITNYKKFDNRIEFTLENAKFNLYVLDRNIIRFRYTQKNDFDPAPSYAVIYEMPEKSDFSFHESNDEFIIATAELTLKIAKNPCRVSIYDKNNNLLNADHKSFGVAFDGDDIRCFKELNANEKFYGLGEKSDGLLKNGKQYTLWNTDFPGYDTRKDELYQSIPFFIGINNYKAYGIFFDNPYKSHFNFGASNNRFYWFGAEKGEMDYYFIYGPDVKRVISDYTKLTGRMELPPKWAIGYQQSRYSYYPESSVRRVAQAFRDRKIPCDVLYLDIHYMEGYRVFTWNKERFPQPEKMLSDLEDMGFKVVPIIDPGVKADPDYFVAKEGLENDLFAKYPDGEYYQGEVWPSWSYFPDFTKEETRKWWGDKLSLLLDQGVDGFWNDMNEPAVWGQNFPDIVLFDDNGFTATHKKIHNVYALSMARSTAEGLKRHSNKRHFILTRAGYSGIQRYAAVWTGDNVANDEHLILACTMSLGMGLSGVPFIGSDVGGFIGEPSDNLYRRWYQLGAFTPFFRGHSAVDTRQREPYNYSEFVEKDVRKAIETRYRLLPFWYNEFYNSSVTGLPIMRAMFVNYQDDANAYSHEAQYQYMLGENLLVAPVLISYDKFKKLYLPDGKWYDWTNNSVVEGGGWIIKEVPLDEILLFVRAGGIIPIQEVVNYVGEKEIDSLRFLIFPAASSEYKFYEDDGVSYEYKNGKYAVTKFILDKKDKNIILTTNKEHKGYESGVKKYEFLFVGVEKPAEVIVNGSMTDEFNFDNNRLSIQTLASDNIKIELKY from the coding sequence ATGAAAAAATTTACAGTCATACTTTTATTATTCCTGGTTACCGTTGAAATTACGGCGGAATTCAAATTTGCGGGCAAAATTACAAATTATAAAAAGTTCGATAATCGCATCGAATTTACGCTGGAAAATGCAAAATTCAATCTTTACGTTCTCGACAGGAATATAATCAGATTCAGATATACCCAGAAAAACGATTTTGATCCGGCGCCGTCATACGCCGTGATTTATGAAATGCCCGAAAAATCCGATTTCAGCTTTCACGAGTCGAACGATGAATTTATAATTGCCACTGCGGAATTAACCTTAAAGATTGCCAAAAATCCCTGCCGCGTTTCGATTTACGACAAAAATAATAACCTCCTCAATGCGGATCACAAAAGCTTCGGAGTGGCTTTTGACGGCGACGATATAAGATGTTTCAAAGAGTTGAACGCAAACGAAAAATTCTACGGACTCGGCGAAAAATCCGACGGACTCTTAAAAAACGGTAAACAGTATACGCTCTGGAATACCGATTTCCCTGGTTACGATACCCGTAAGGACGAATTGTATCAATCTATACCTTTCTTTATCGGAATCAATAATTACAAAGCATACGGAATATTTTTCGATAATCCTTACAAATCGCATTTCAATTTCGGCGCTAGCAACAATCGTTTTTACTGGTTCGGCGCGGAAAAGGGCGAAATGGACTACTATTTTATTTACGGTCCGGACGTTAAAAGAGTTATCTCAGATTATACGAAATTGACCGGCAGAATGGAACTGCCTCCGAAATGGGCTATCGGATACCAACAGAGCAGATACAGTTATTATCCCGAGTCGTCGGTGCGCAGAGTAGCGCAGGCGTTTCGCGATCGCAAAATCCCGTGCGACGTGCTCTATCTCGACATTCACTATATGGAGGGCTACCGCGTTTTTACGTGGAATAAGGAACGTTTTCCGCAACCCGAAAAAATGCTCTCGGACTTGGAAGATATGGGATTTAAAGTCGTTCCGATAATCGATCCCGGAGTTAAAGCCGATCCCGACTATTTTGTGGCAAAAGAAGGACTCGAAAACGATCTTTTTGCAAAGTATCCAGACGGCGAATACTATCAGGGCGAAGTATGGCCGAGCTGGTCGTACTTCCCGGATTTTACCAAGGAAGAAACACGAAAATGGTGGGGCGACAAACTCTCGCTTTTGCTTGATCAGGGAGTGGACGGTTTCTGGAACGATATGAACGAACCTGCCGTATGGGGACAAAATTTCCCGGATATCGTTCTCTTTGACGACAACGGTTTTACCGCAACACACAAAAAAATACATAACGTTTATGCATTGTCGATGGCGCGCTCCACGGCGGAAGGATTAAAAAGACATTCGAATAAAAGGCATTTTATATTAACGCGCGCCGGTTATTCCGGAATTCAAAGATATGCCGCTGTCTGGACGGGCGATAACGTCGCAAACGACGAGCATCTAATTCTTGCCTGTACAATGTCTCTCGGTATGGGCTTAAGCGGAGTTCCGTTTATCGGTTCGGACGTGGGCGGTTTTATCGGCGAGCCATCGGATAATCTTTACAGAAGATGGTATCAACTGGGAGCATTTACCCCGTTTTTCAGAGGACATTCCGCGGTCGACACGCGTCAACGCGAACCGTATAACTACAGCGAATTTGTCGAAAAAGACGTGCGCAAAGCGATCGAAACGAGGTATCGTTTGCTGCCGTTCTGGTATAACGAATTTTATAATTCGTCGGTAACGGGCTTGCCGATTATGAGGGCTATGTTCGTTAACTATCAAGACGATGCTAACGCTTACAGTCACGAAGCTCAATATCAATATATGTTGGGCGAAAATTTGCTGGTTGCGCCCGTGTTGATTTCTTACGATAAATTCAAAAAGCTTTACCTGCCCGACGGAAAGTGGTACGACTGGACGAACAACAGCGTTGTCGAAGGAGGCGGATGGATAATTAAAGAAGTTCCGCTCGATGAAATTCTGCTTTTTGTAAGAGCGGGAGGTATTATTCCGATTCAGGAAGTCGTTAATTATGTTGGCGAAAAAGAGATCGACTCGCTCCGCTTTTTGATATTCCCGGCGGCAAGCTCCGAATATAAATTCTACGAAGACGACGGCGTTTCTTACGAATATAAAAACGGCAAGTATGCTGTTACAAAGTTTATACTTGACAAGAAAGATAAAAATATCATTCTCACTACAAATAAAGAACATAAGGGCTACGAAAGCGGCGTGAAAAAATACGAGTTTCTCTTTGTGGGCGTCGAAAAACCCGCCGAGGTAATAGTCAACGGAAGCATGACGGATGAGTTTAATTTCGACAACAACCGGTTGAGTATACAAACGCTGGCTTCGGACAACATAAAAATCGAATTAAAATATTAG
- a CDS encoding sodium:solute symporter family transporter, giving the protein MNNVINIYDGIIIIGYLLVIIAVGLYSKFKDKGVDDYFLAGRNLNWVVVGFSLFVTNISSEHLIGLAESGSQRGLAVGQYELIAIFLLVLLGWALAPLYKKSGALTSPQFFGIVYGEKNRKLFAGLTIFSHFFTKILVTLFAGGILFNAVLGWSLFSSAIIIILASGIYTLIGGFSAVIRTQIFQGVLFLITSAIFAFIGLREVGGVEQLFQKLPADYFQMFKPMDDPEFPWTGILFGAPIIAFWYWCADNYIVQRILAARSVDDARKGTLFAGFLKIFPIFLFVIPGMTAVVLYPELKGNYAYTSLLVSDIIPAGVKGLIIAGFFGAMMSSLSAAFNSIAVVYTIDFYKPSHPDATERTLVLVGRMTTIIVVVLTLVLVPFVKIINNQIYLFLQSAQAYVSAPITAAFIAALFVKNINVKSVFLALAAGETVGLLRFAVESMDRSGYISNGALSFLININYLHFAILLFVFTLTVMFLFNAILKSRYANPIFQFTAASGVYDKKSIVLSGVVLFLTIGIWFFFS; this is encoded by the coding sequence ATGAATAATGTTATAAATATATATGACGGAATAATAATAATCGGATATCTCCTGGTAATTATAGCCGTCGGTCTTTATTCAAAATTCAAAGACAAGGGAGTAGACGATTATTTCCTGGCGGGCAGGAATTTAAATTGGGTTGTAGTCGGTTTTTCGTTATTTGTTACGAATATTTCGAGCGAACATTTAATCGGATTGGCTGAGTCGGGCTCTCAAAGAGGACTGGCTGTAGGACAATACGAACTGATAGCCATTTTCCTTCTTGTTCTGTTGGGATGGGCGTTGGCGCCTTTGTATAAAAAGTCGGGCGCGCTGACTTCGCCTCAGTTCTTCGGAATTGTATACGGAGAAAAAAACAGGAAACTTTTTGCGGGACTGACAATTTTCTCTCACTTTTTTACTAAAATACTGGTGACTCTTTTTGCCGGCGGAATTTTGTTCAATGCAGTGCTGGGATGGAGTTTGTTTTCGTCGGCAATTATAATAATCCTCGCCAGCGGAATTTATACTTTGATCGGAGGCTTTTCGGCTGTAATAAGAACGCAGATTTTTCAGGGCGTTTTGTTTCTTATAACTTCGGCAATTTTTGCCTTTATCGGATTGAGGGAAGTAGGCGGCGTAGAACAACTGTTTCAAAAATTACCCGCGGATTATTTCCAGATGTTCAAACCGATGGACGATCCGGAATTCCCTTGGACGGGCATTCTGTTCGGCGCGCCGATTATTGCTTTCTGGTATTGGTGTGCGGATAATTATATAGTTCAAAGGATACTTGCCGCTCGAAGCGTTGATGACGCGCGCAAAGGCACGCTCTTTGCCGGTTTCCTTAAAATCTTTCCGATTTTTCTGTTCGTAATTCCCGGCATGACGGCGGTAGTTCTTTATCCCGAATTGAAAGGGAATTATGCTTATACGTCGCTACTGGTAAGCGATATTATACCGGCAGGCGTAAAAGGATTAATAATAGCCGGATTTTTTGGCGCCATGATGTCGTCTCTGTCGGCTGCATTCAACAGTATAGCGGTTGTCTATACGATCGATTTTTATAAACCGTCGCATCCGGACGCCACGGAAAGAACTCTGGTTCTGGTTGGAAGGATGACCACCATTATTGTGGTCGTATTGACTTTGGTGCTGGTGCCCTTCGTAAAAATAATTAATAATCAGATTTATCTGTTCCTTCAGAGCGCTCAGGCTTACGTGAGCGCGCCGATTACAGCCGCATTTATAGCCGCGCTTTTTGTGAAAAATATTAATGTCAAATCGGTTTTCCTTGCACTTGCGGCGGGCGAAACCGTCGGTTTGTTACGCTTTGCGGTCGAATCGATGGACAGAAGCGGTTATATTAGCAACGGCGCTCTGTCATTTCTGATTAATATCAACTATCTCCATTTTGCAATATTACTTTTTGTTTTCACTTTGACGGTGATGTTTCTCTTTAACGCAATTTTAAAATCGCGTTATGCTAACCCGATTTTTCAATTTACAGCTGCAAGCGGAGTTTACGATAAAAAATCAATCGTTCTCTCGGGTGTGGTTCTCTTTCTTACAATCGGCATCTGGTTTTTTTTCAGTTGA